GCTTCCAGTCTTCCAACGGGCCGTTTGCCATGGGGCGTTCCTAAACGCCAAATACTAGTGCGTACCGACCAAAAGACAAGCGCAACACGAGGGATTGCAGTTGCAACACAGCCACCGGCTTGCCGACACACACAAGCCGCCGCCGCTTGGGAAGATCACCCCATCGCAAAACACTGCACCAGTCTTGGTGCTACAACCCAAAGGATCCCACCATGACCCGCTCTTTCAACCGCATCGCTGCTTCCGCCCTGTTCGCCCTGGCTGCCGGTGCGTTCCTCCCCGCCCACGCTGCCACCAACGACGCCGACCTGGCCAACTCGGTCCAGTCCGCCATCAGCACCCAGCTGGGTAGCGATGCCAAGGACCTGACCGTCACCGCCAGCAACGGCACCGTGACCCTGCACGGCTGGGCCCAGGGCCCGCAAGAAGACGCCAAGGCCCGCTACATCGCCAGCACCGTGCCCGGCGTGACCAATGCCTATAGCAGCGTGCGTGTCTTCTCCAGCGACAGCAACGAATAAACACCTCTGAGGGCGTTTTAGCCCTCTTGCGCTTATCTGTAGAGCGGTGGCAGCTATTGAAAAGATAGCTTCCACCGCTTTTGGCGTTGGAACAGGTCGGTACGGCCAAGCTGCCACAATCACCCCCGTCTCCTCTCTCACCTGCTCCATGCAAATCCCTTACGAACTCCTGGTCGGCTGGCGCTACACGCGGGCGGGCCGGGCCACCCGGCGCAACGGCTTCATTAACTTCATCTCGGGTGTGTCCATGCTCGGCATTGCGCTGGGCGTGGCGGCGCTGATCATCGTGCTCAGCGTGATGAACGGCTTTCAGAAAGAGGTGCGCGACCGCATGCTGTCGGTGGTGGCGCACATTGAAATCTTCGCCCCCAATGGCGAGGCGCTGCCCGACGTGGCCAAGACCCTGGCCGAGGTCAAGCAGAACCCCGCCGTCATCGGTGCTGCACCTTTTATAGCTAGCCAAGCCCTGCTGGCGCGCGGTGAGGACATGAAAGGCACGATAGTGCGCGGCATCGACCCGGCGCACGAGGGCGAGGTCACCGACCTGGCCGTGGCCCTGCCCAAGGAAACCCTGGCCAAGCTGGTGCCTGGCCAGTTCGGCGTGGTGCTGGGCATCGACCTGGCGCGCAGCCTGGGCGTGCGCGTGGGCGACCCGGTCACACTGATTGCCCCCAGCGGCCAGGTCACCCCGGCGGGCGTGGTGCCGCGCCTGAAGCAGATGACGGTGGTGGGCACCTTCGAGTCCGGCCACTATGAATACGACTCGGCCCTGCTGATGCTGCACATGGAAGATGCCGAGCGCATCTTCCGCCTGGAAGGCCCCACCGGCATCCGCGTCAAGCTGCAAGACCTGCACCAGGCGCGCCAGGTGGCCCAGCAGCTGGCCAACAGCCTCAGCGGCAACCTGCTGATCCGCGACTGGACGCAGCAGAACAAGACCTGGTTCGCCGCGGTGGAGCTGGAAAAACGCATGATGTTCATCATCCTCACACTGATCGTCGCGGTGGCCGCGTTCAACCTGGTCAGCACCCTGGTGATGACGGTGACCGACAAGCGCGCCGACATCGCCATCCTGCGCACCCTGGGGGCCAGCCCGCGCAGCATCATGGGCATCTTCATGGTGCAGGGCGCGATGGTGGGCGTCATCGGCACGCTGGCCGGGCTGCTGCTGGGCCTGGGCATTGCCTTCAACATCGACGTGATCGTGCCCGCGCTGGAGCAGCTGTTCCATGCCAGCTTTTTGCCGCGCGAGGTGTATTTCATCAGCCGCATGCCCAGCGAGCCGCAGCAGGCCGACATCGTTCCGATCGCGGTGATCTCGCTGATCCTGGCCTTCGTGGCCACCATCTACCCCAGCTGGCACGCCAGCCGTGTCAATCCTGCTGAAGCGCTCCGTTATGAATAAGCCCGCTGATAACCCCGTTCTTCAGGCTACGGGCCTGACCAAGCGTTTTTCTGAGGGCCGCCTGGACGTGACCGTGCTCAAGGGCGTGGACCTGCAGGTGTTTGCGGGCGAAACCGTGGCCATCGTCGGCGCATCCGGCTCGGGCAAAAGCACGCTGCTGCACCTGCTGGGCGGGCTCGATGCCCCCAGCAGCGGCGCGGTGCAGCTCCATGGCCACGACATGGCCCGGTGGGACGCAGCCGAGCAGGGCCGCCAGCGCAACCAGCACCTGGGCTTTGTCTACCAGTTCCACCACCTGTTGCCCGAATTCAGCGCGCTGGACAACGTGGCCATGCCCTTGTGGATCCGCCGACTGCCGCGTGCCCAGGCGGCTCAGGAGGCCATGAAAATTCTGGCCTTGGTGGGTTTGCAGGACCGCGTGCACCACCGGCCCGCCGAACTCTCGGGCGGCGAGCGCCAGCGCGTGGCCATCGCCCGCGCCCTGGTCGCCCGGCCCGCCTGCGTGCTGGCCGACGAGCCTACCGGCAACCTGGACCGCAACACGGCCGACGGCGTGTTTGCACTGATGCTGCAACTCGCCCGCGACCAGGGCACGGCCTTTGTGCTGGTGACCCACGACGAGACTTTGGCGGCCCGCTGCGGACGCACTTTGCGCCTGAACCTGGGGCAATTCGCCGCGGCTTGAACCTGCCATCCGCTGTATAAACACCGATTTGCACCCTGGTTACGCAGGCGTACACTCGATAAATTGTGTATTTTTGTATCGGGGTCGGGGCCGACGTGAGCCTGCCGGGGCCTGTTTTCGTGCCTTGGCAACGCTACCTGGGTGAGCGTGTCACGGGATTATCGAGTTCAAGACAAAGGGCGAGTCCATGCCAGGTAAGGATAAATTCCACGCGCGGGTGATCCAGGTCCTGCGTGACAGCCGCGTGTTTGGCACGCTGGATGAGGCGGTATTGCACGATCTGGCTGGCGTGTTGGAACTGCAGGAAGTGCGCGGCGGCAGCCTGGTGCTGCAAGAGGGCGCAGCGGCCGACAGCATGTTCTTCGTCATCACCGGCCGCCTGCGGGCCTCGCGCCGCAACCGCGACGGCAGCGTCCTGCTGTACAACGAAATACGCCCCGGCGAGAGCGTGGGCGAGCTGGGCATGATCCTACGCCAGCCACGCACCGCCGACGTGACCGCCGTGCGCGACTCCACCCTGGCCGTGCTGGACCGCAGCCACTTTGAAGCCATGCTGGTGCGCCATCCGCTGGCCTTCAACCGGGTGTTCTCCCAAGCCATCTTTGACCACCTGCGCCACACAACCCAGGTGGTAGACCGGCACCAGGCCCAGACCTTTGTGGTGGTGCCGCTGCACGAAGGTGCGGGCTCGGCCGAGGTGGCGCGCGGCTTGGCCCAGGCCTTTGCCCGCAGGGGCAGGGTGCACCACATCACGCCGTCGGCCGAGCTGGAGCGCGGCTCGCAAACCTCGGAAGGTGCAGGTGGTGCCGACCGGTTCGATGCGCTGGAAGACGCGTTTGACTTTTTGGTCTATGAGGCCGATGCCACGCCCTCGTCGTGGACGCGGCGGGCCTTCCGCCAGGCCGACCAGGTGATTTTTGTGGCCAATGCGGGAGCCACGCAAGCCCAGGGTGCGCTGGAGCAGCGGCTTACCCAAGAGCCCGGTTTCGGCATGAAGCGCCAGCACCTGGTGGTGCTGTACCCCGGTTCGGCAGTGGCCCCCGACGTGACCACCGTCTGGCGCGCTGGTCGGCAGATCGAGCGGGTCTACCCCACGCGCGACCAGCATGCGGGCGACTACGCCCGGCTGGCACGCTACCTGACCGGCCGCGCCGTGGGCGTGGTGCTGGGCGGCGGCGGGGCGCGCGGCTTTGCCCACCTGGGCGTGCTGCGGGCCATGCAGGAGGCGAATATTCCGGTTGATCTGGTGGGTGGCAACAGCATGGGCGCGCTGATCGGGGCGCAATTTGCCTGCGGCCTGCCACTGAACCAGATCCGTGACCAGACCCGCAAGTTTGCCGAGGGCGGCGAGTGGCCGACCTTGCCGCTGGTGTCCATCGTCTCGGGCGGACGTGTCAAGCGCGACCTGCGCGCCATGTTTGGCGATACCCAGATCGATGCCCTGTGGACCCCGTACTTTGCCGCCGCCTGCAACCTCACCAAAGGCGGCACCACGGTGCAGGAAACCGGCCCCCTGTGGCGCGCCGTGCTGGCCAGCAATTCGCCCGCAGGCCTGTTCCCCCCGGTGCTGGTGGATGGCAATTTGCTGGTGGACGGGGCAATTCTGGAAAACGTGCCGGTGGACGCGATGCGCATGCGCCTGGGCGTGGCGCTGGAAAAGCGCCGCGGCAACGGCACCATCGTGGCCATCGACGTGGACGTGCAGGTCGAGATGGGCGTGGACCCGGCGCTGGAGCGGTTGTCGGTGCGCCACACCCTCAAAGGCATGGTGTCGCGCAAGCCCCGCAGCACGCCGGGCATCGCTGAAATTCTGTACCGTGCCGGGCACATCGGCGGCCTGCACCAGCGTGCGGCCACCATTGCCCAGGCCGACCAGTACCTGGAGCCGCCGGTGGCCGGTTTTTCACTGATGGCCTACAACCGGGCCGACGAAATTATCGAAGTGGGCTACCGCCATGCGATGGAGACAATCGAAAAATGGACGCTGTAAAGCCGGTAGAGCGTCGCCACGAGGACCTGACGCTGTCCCTGAGCCAGCGCGAAGTCTGGCTGGACCAGCGCACCTGGGCGGGCAGTGCGCACCTGAATATTGGCGGTGGGGCGTTTTTGATCGGGCCGCTGGACTTGCCCCGCTTCCAGGAAGCCCTGGCCCAGCTGGTGGCCGAGAGCGATGCCCTGCGCCTGGCCCCGCTGGCCGATGGCAGCCAGACCCTGCTGTCGCACAGCGCCCTGAACCTGGAACTGGTGGACCTGTCAACCGAGGCCGACCCCAAAGAGGCCATGCGCATCTGGTGGCAGCAGCGCATGACCGTGCCCTTTGTGCTGGACGGCACGCCACCCTGGCGCTTTGCCCTGCTGCGCGCCAGCAATGTGCTGCACGGGTTGACCATCCAGTTCCACCATTTGGTGATGGACGGCTGGGGTACTTCGCAGGTGATGCGGCGCTGGAGCGAGCTGTACAACGCGCTGGAGGCGGGCGAGGCCCCGGCGCTGCGCAGCGATCCGGGCTACAAGAAGTTCATTGAAGAGTCTGCCCTGTACCACCAGTCGCCCGCGTTCGAGCGCGATGCCGCCTACTGGCGCGGGCAGATGCCGGTGCTGCCCCCGGCCCTGATCGAGCGCCGCTACGCCAGCACCCGCCAGCACGAACTGCCCGCGGCCCACATGGGGGTGCAACGCATTCCCCGGGCCGGTTACGACCGGCTGCGCCAGGTGGCGACCGAGCGCGGCTCCAGCGCCTTCAACTTCTTTCTGGCGGCCCTGATTCTGTATTTTGGACGCGTCAGCAACCGCCAGGAGGTGGTGGTGGGCGTACCCAGCCTGAACCGGGGCGGGCGGCGTTTCACCGATACGCTGGGTATGTTTGTGGGCGTGATACCGGTGGCGGTGCAGATGACCCCCGACATGACCCTGGGCGGACTGCTGGCGGCGGTGGGCAGCGCCATGCGGGCCGCGCTGCGCCATCCACGCTATCCCTTGAGCGAGCTGGGCCGTACGCTGGAGGTGGCACGCAACCGCCGCGACGGCCTGTTTGACGTGCTGCTGTCGTTCGAGCGGCAGGACTACGCGGTGTCGTTTGGCACCGCCGAACTGGTCGAGTCGCGCCAGCTGTTTTCGGGCCGGGCCCGGTTTCCGCTGGGCGTGACGGTGTGCGAGTTCCATGCCGAAGACGACGTGGAGCTGGCACTGGAAGCCAGCGCTGCCTGCTTTGCCGAGGGCGAGGTGGAGCTGCTGGGGCGGCGCGTGTGGCATCTGGTGGAAGCCACCATGGGGCCGCCGGAGACCTTGCTCGACAGCATTGCGCTGGTACCGCCCGAAGAGCACTGGATGCTGATCGACGGCCTGCACAAGGACGTGGCCGCGATGGCCGTGGTCCAGCCGTTTGTGGTCCAGTTCGCGCACCACGCCGGTTTGCGCCCCGAGTCCAACGCCCTGGTGTGGAACGAAGGCGCGATGGACTACGCCACGCTGGACGCGGTGTCCACCCACCTGGCCTGGCGGCTGCTGGCGCTGGGCGCGGGCAAGGACCAGATCATCGCCCTGGTGATGGACCGCTCGCCCGACTGGGTGGTGGCCATGCTGGCCATTGCCAAGGCCGGAGCGGCGTTTTTGCCGCTCGACCCCGAGGCCCCGCTGGCCCGGCTGGCCACCATTCTGGAAGAGGCCGGTGCCATCGCGGTACTGATCCAGCCGCACACCCAGGAGCGGCTGGGCAGCCTGCACGCCCGTACCCTGCAGGTGGACTGGACCGAGGCCCAGGCCGAGGTGGCCCGGCCCGGCCTGCAGCGCCTGACCACCCAGCCCGCCGCGGACGATCTGGCCTACGTGCTGTTCACCTCGGGCTCCACCGGGCGGCCCAAGGGCGTGATGATCGAGCACGGCACGCTGGCCCGCCGCCTGGGCTGGCTGTCGCGGGCCTACGCGGTGGAATGGCACGACCGCTCGGCCCAGGCCACCCAGGTCACCTTCGACCCCTCGCTGATCGAGCTGCTGCTGCCCCTGGTGCACGGTGCCAGCGTGGCCCTGCCACCGCCGGGCCGCTTGCTGCCCGAGTCGCTGGCCGACTTTGCGGTGCGTCACCGGGTCACCATCATGGCCTTTGTGCCCAGCACCCTGAGCCGGTTTCTGGACTCTGCCGGGCACCGCCCGGACCTGAAGCTGCGCGTGGCCTGCTGCGGTGGAGAGGTGCTGTCGCCCGAGCTGGCGCAGCGCTTTTTGAAGGAAACCGGGGGCCGCCTGTACAACGTCTATGGCCCCACCGAAACCGCCATCTTTGCCACCGCCTGGGAATGCGAAAACCACCGCACCGACACCGCCCTGCCGATTGGCCGCCCCATCGACGACACCCGCATCTACGTGCTGGACCCGGCGCTGCGCCCCATGCCGATGGGCGTGCCGGGCGAGATCTATATCGGCGGCGAGGCGATTGCGCGCGGTTACCTGAACCGCCCCGAGCTGGACGCGCAGGTGTTCCTGCCCGACCCGTTCTGGCCTGGCCACCGCATGTACCGCACCGGCGACCGGGGCTGGCTGGGCAGTGACGGCAACCTGCACTTTCTGGGCCGGCTGGACCGGCAGGTCAAGCTGCGCGGCTACCGCATCGAGCTGGGCGAAATCGAGTCGGCGCTGTCGGCCATCGAAGGCGTGCTGCAGGCGGCGGCCAAGCTGATCGAGCGCAAGGGCAAGCCACAGATCCATGCCTGGGTGGCGGTTGCGGGCAGTGCCACCGGCAACCCCTCGGCGGAGAGCCTGCAGGCAGTGTTGCGCATGCGCCTGCCCGACTACATGGTGCCCAGCGGCATCAGCATCTTGCCGGGCCTGCCTGCCAGCGTGGCGGGCAAGACCGACTACGACGCCTTGCCCGATCCCAGCGCGGCCACCACCTTTACCCAGGCCCGCCAGGCCAACCGCCGCTACGAGGCGGAGCTGCTGGCGCTGTGGGAAGACGTGCTGGACACGCGGCCCATCACGGTATTTGACAACTTCTTCGACCTGGGCGGTGACTCGCTGGCCGCCGTCACCATGCTGACCAGCATCGAGAAGCTGGTGGGCCGCAAGGTGCCCATGTACCTGATCACCGAGCACCCCACCATCGAAAGCCTGGCGGTTGCCCTGTCTGACAAAAGCACTGGCCCCAGCGTGATGCTCAACCTGGGGGCCGACACCGGGCGGGTGCCGTTGTACCTGGCCGCCTCGGGCCATGGCGACCTGCTGCGCTTCCAGAACCTGGCGCGCGCACTGGGCAACGCCTGCGATGTGCACATGCTGCAACCCCCGTTCACCGAGCCGATCGGCTGCATCGACGACCTGGCCACGCTGTACGCCGATGCCATCCAGGCCCACGGCAAGCGGCCCGGTTTTCTGGCCGGGTTCTCGGTGGGGGGCATTGCGGCGCTGGAGGCCATCCGCTTGCTGCAGCAGCGGGGTTTTCCGGTGCGCGGGCTGTTCCTGATCGACACCACCTACCCGGCATCGCGCCTGGGCGGTACGGCGTTTTGGCGGTTTTCGGGCTGGCTGGTGAAGCGTTTCCGCATCCAGGAACTGAGCCTGAACGGCCGCCGCATGGGGGCCATGTTCAACGACCCCGGCCTGGTCAGCCAGGTGATGGCCCTCAAGGGCTACCGCCCCACGGGCTATGACGGGCCCACGCTGCTGCTCAAGTCGTCCGGACTGGCCAGCTGGAGCCGTTGGCTGTTCCGGCCCTGGGGGCGGCTGATGCCCAAGCACCTGTACGAGCACCAGATCCGGGGGCTGCACGGTTCGATCTTCGAGCCCGGCAACGTGACCGAGCTGGCCGTGGTGATGGCCGAGCGCATGGACAAGGCCGCACCCTGATGTCCTCCATGCGCTGGCGCATATTCGGCCTGGTGTTGGTGGCGGTGGCCCTGGTGGGGCTGGCGGTGGCCTGGAGCGCCTCGCCGCTGCGGCAGTGGCTGGATGCCGACCGCATTGTCACCACGCTGCGGGCGTTGGGCGCCTCGTTCGGGCCGGTGGCGGCGGTGCTGGGCTTTGCGCTGGCCAGCATCCTGGTGGTGCCGCTGGGCTTTCTGACCCTGGTGGCCCTGGTGGCCTTTGGCCCCTGGCTGGGCATGGCCACCACCTTTGCCGGGGCCCTGCTGGGGGCCATGGCCAGTTATGGCCTGGGGCATCTGCTGGGCAACCCGGTGCTGCAAAAGTGGGGCGGCGAGCGGGTCAATACCGTCAGCCGCCGCCTGGCGGAGCGCGGCTTGCTGGCCGTGGTGGCGGTGCGCATGGTGCCCATTGCGCCGTTTGCCATCGTCAACATGGTCGCCGGGGCTTCGCACATCCGCCTGCGCGACATGGTGCTGGGCACCGCGTTGGGCATGGCCCCGGGCACGGTGGTCATGGCGTTTTTTGTGGACCAGATCGTGGCTGCTTTCCGCCACCCCGGCCCGTTGGCGGTGGCTATTGTGCTGGGTTTGCTGGCCCTGGTCGCCGTGGGAGGCTGGGCCGCGCGGAAGTATTTGCGGTAAGCGCATTTCCGGCGCCCTTGCGCGCCTTGGCCGAAAATCCGGCGGTCCACGCAGAGCCGGTCCGCATCCGGTGGCTGGCCTGCGCAGGCGGCGTTTGCTGTGCGGCACCGTGCCCATCCCCTTGAAAACCATGGACGCCAGCAGGCTGGGGTGTAATGCCCACTGCGGCGCGCCAATTTGAGGCGGCATTTAGTTATTCATAATCCATTCACAGGCTGTTATTTTTTGTTTATTTTGTATTGTTTTTGTATTTGTAATAAGTGAATATTTTATTTAAAAAAATATAACATATTAATAATATATGACACCGTATCCATGAAGCATCCGCGCACATCCCGCACACCCAAAATCATCCGCCATGGCCTGCGCAAGGCCTTTGCCTTTTTGCCCCGGCCCATTCGCTTTTCCATTTACCGCTCGTTTGTCGATTGCGATCCGAACCCGGATGCGCGGCTGGAGCTGAAAATCGCCGAAACCCAAGAGGAACTGGAAGCCTGCTTCAAGCTGCTGCACGACGCCTATGTGGGCAGCGGCTTCATGCAGCCTGACCCGTCCGGGCTGCGGGCCACCGTCTACCACGCACTGCCCACCACGACCACGCTGTGTGCCAAGTTCGACGGCGAAGTGGTGGGCACCATCTCGCTGATCCGCCAGAGCAGCTTTGGTTTCCCCATGCAGACGGTGTTTGACCTCAGCGAGATCCACGCCGAGAAAGGCAAGATCGCCGAAATATCGGCCCTGGCGGTGCACCCCCGGTTCCGCAAGAGTGGCGGCTCCATCCTGTTCCCGCTGATGAAGTTCATGTACCAGTACAGCACCACCTTCTTCGACACCTACCACCTGGTGATCGCGGTGAACCCTGACCGGATCGAGATGTACGAGTCGCTGCTGTTCTTCAAGCGGCTGCAAAAAAACACGGTGCAGAACTACGACTTTGCCAACGGCGCACCGGCGGTGGGGGCCACTTTGAATTTGCTCCAGGCGCCCAAAATATTCAAGAAAATATACGGGGGCAAGCCGAAACGCAAAAACCTGTATTTTTATTTTGTCAAAACCAAACTGAAAAACATTGTCTTGCCGACGCGCCGGTACTTCACCACCAACGACCCGGTGATGACCCCCGAGATGCTGGACTACTTCTTCAACCAGCGCACCCAGGTGTTTGCCCATTTGTCCGAGCGCGAAAAGCTGCTGCTGTCTTCCATCTACAACCGGCCCGACTACCAGTCCGTGTTGCCGCCAGTGGCCGCGACGGCCGCATCCCTGCAAGAGATCCGCCAGCACAAGCGCTATTCGCTCAAGTGCCGTGGGGCGCTGACCGTGGGCGACCGCACCGTGGCGCTGCAGTTGGTCGAGTTGTCTGACGATGGCTTCCAGGCGCATGCCAAAAGCGACGTGCCGCTGAACCTCTGGTCGAGCGTGCAAATCCAGTTAGGCACTGCCGAAGCATCGACGCTGCAGGTCATGGCCGTGCGCGGCGAGCCCGCGGGTCCCTACCATTACTACGGTTTCAAACTGGCCGAGCCAGACTTGGCCTGGCGCAAGTTCGTGTCGGCACTGCAGTCGGGCATTACCGCGAAGGACTTGGACAACGCCACGTTGTTTCTGCACGGCCATTACGACTTTGACACCACCACGGTGCCCGACGATCTGGCGCGGCCCGAGTTTGAAGACACCCGGCCTGCGCTTTGAGCCTGTTGACCCCTGCCGACGGGTACAGTCGGTCCCCATGTGGATCGACACGCACTGCCATCTGGATGCCCCAGAATTTAAAGAAAATCATGCCTTGGCGCTTACGCTGCGGGCGCAAGCAGCTACTGAAAATGTAGCGCTGTGCGTATTGCAGGGGGTGATGGCCGCCAACTTCGATACCGTGCGCCTGCTGGCCCACCAGACGGGCGATGCCTACGCGCTGGGCATCCACCCGCTGTTCGTGGGCCGCGCCCAGGATGGCGACCTGGACCTGCTGGATGCCGCCCTGGCCACGCACCGCGGCGACCCGCGCCTGGTGGCGGTGGGCGAGATCGGGCTGGATTACTTTGTGCCCGCGCTGCAAACCCCGCAGATGCTGGAGCGCCAGCAGTTTTTCTACCGCGCCCAACTCAAGCTGGCCAAAAAGCACGGCCTGCCGGTGGTCCTGCACGTGCGCCGCAGCGCCGACCACGTGCTGAAACACCTGCGCGCCGTGGCCGGGCCGGGCGGGCGCTGGTTGGGCATTGCCCACGCCTTCAACGGGAGCCCGCAACAGGCGCAGGCCTGCATCGACATCGGACTGAAGCTGGGCTTTGGCGGCGCCATGACCTTCGAGGCCGCGAACCAGCTGCGCCGCCTGGCCGCCAGCCTGCCGCTCGATGCCCTGGTGCTGGAGACCGACGCACCCGACATCCCACCCCAGTGGCTCTACAGCACCGCCGCCCAGCGCGCCGCAGGCCAGCCGCAGGGCATCAACTCGCCGCGGGAACTGCCGCGCATCGGGGCGGTGCTGGCCGGGTTGCGGGGGGTGGATGTGGCTACCATTGAAGCCGCCACCACCGCCAACGCGCTGGCCGCCTTGCCGCGCCTGCAAGCGCTGCTGCCATGACCCGGCTGGTCGGCCTGCCGCCGCTGGTGTGTGCCGATACCCGGCTGCTGGTGTTGGGCAGCTTTCCGGGCGCGGCCTCGCTGGCGGCGCAGCAGTACTATGGCCATCCGCAAAACCAGTTTTGGCGCATTTTGCAAGCCATTTATGCCCCTGGCGCTACTCCCATCAGCACAAGCAGCTATGAAAACCGTAGCGCGTGGATGCTGGCGCACGGCGTGGGCCTGTGGGACGTGTACGCCAGCTGCGAGCGCCAGGGCAGCCTGG
This sequence is a window from Rhodoferax sp. WC2427. Protein-coding genes within it:
- a CDS encoding TatD family hydrolase gives rise to the protein MWIDTHCHLDAPEFKENHALALTLRAQAATENVALCVLQGVMAANFDTVRLLAHQTGDAYALGIHPLFVGRAQDGDLDLLDAALATHRGDPRLVAVGEIGLDYFVPALQTPQMLERQQFFYRAQLKLAKKHGLPVVLHVRRSADHVLKHLRAVAGPGGRWLGIAHAFNGSPQQAQACIDIGLKLGFGGAMTFEAANQLRRLAASLPLDALVLETDAPDIPPQWLYSTAAQRAAGQPQGINSPRELPRIGAVLAGLRGVDVATIEAATTANALAALPRLQALLP
- a CDS encoding DNA-deoxyinosine glycosylase; translation: MTRLVGLPPLVCADTRLLVLGSFPGAASLAAQQYYGHPQNQFWRILQAIYAPGATPISTSSYENRSAWMLAHGVGLWDVYASCERQGSLDSQIRNAEVNDFAALRQRCPQLRAVAHNGAESFRHTARLEHLGLPTVRLPSTSPANASWSFERKLAAWREVFTAYAAPD